From Pseudochaenichthys georgianus chromosome 15, fPseGeo1.2, whole genome shotgun sequence:
ATCGCAGTTTCATCCCAttcataagactgttaaacacctgagcttttgaaagaacatccataacattcatctgtttgcaacttatgcaaatcaatattccaattacttgtagactattctgcactacttctattatattatattattttatttacttgcactattatctgttgtattgtgttgcactgttggaggagcctgtgacctaagatgttcattgtcataactacactggagctgctgcacacatgacaataaaagccttgcatCGTGAAGAGAGCTTAATGTAAAACTCTCTGGTGTTACAGGGACAGTAAAGGTGTGGGATACCCGACAGAAGGATTCACCTGTAGCCAACATGGAGCCCGGGGAAGGAGAGACTAAGAGGGACTGCTGGACGGTTGCATTAGGTGTGTGAAATACAAATCTCTCCAAAAGACCAGCCCTGTTTCAAACTTCTGGTTAAGTGTTTTTTAACCATTATGAAGGAAAGCACTGTTAATTGTTCCTTTGACCCTTTCATCACAGGTCATGCCTTTAATGACCAGGAccgctgtgtgtgtgctggctaCGACAACGGCGACATCAAACTCTTTGACTTGAGAAACATGTCTCTCCGGTGGGAAACCAACATTAAAAACGGGGTGAGGTGAACATAAGAAAACATGTTCTAATAAGAACACTTCAGGAGAACATTTTCAGACAGCGTGGCTCCACGGCAAGAGCATGACGACCACTTCTGAAGAAAAGGGGAACAAAGTGACTCAGTGAGCGCTGAGAGTAGTCCTCATATTAATACTCATGTTTCTATTCGGACAAACCGTGTAAACATACATTTGTTTTCTCTTGCACTGCTACCTGACTGAATCATAGACACACACTGAGACGGCTTAACATGACTTCCCTGCCCATGAAACCACAGAGGAAGTCTGTATGCATGTTACCCTCACACACCATTTACAAAGCACTGCATTGGTTTCAAGAGGCAAGTGAAGGCAAGGCATGTTCATTTATATAGAgagagtgctttacaaaataaacattaaaagtgcAAGAAAAACAAATCATAAACTTCACACTTCAAtccatttaaaaacattcattTACAAATCAAGATGGTTACATTTTGAAGCAAGCTAACATTAAATAAGATATAAGATAcaagaataaaagttacagtgcagttaaaGATATTAATAATGATTTGCTTTTTCCTTGGTGCAGTATTTAGAGAGTTTTCCGCAGATatatggagcataataactgaacactGCTTCGCCATGTTAGCTTTTACTCTGGGGAGAGAACGCCTTCTCTTATTCATCACCTCCATGACCCCACCAGGGGTTTTTACGTCCATTTCAACACACATTCTGTTGTAAGGATAATAGTTTTTGGTGAATGTCCAGCGAGTGACTGTTATGTTTTCTTGCATCATGGCCAGGTATGCTGCGTGGAGTTTGACAGGAAAGACATCAACATGAATAAACTGGTTGCCACGTCACTGGAGGGAAAATTCCACGTCTTTGACATGAGGACCCAACACCCCACCAAGGGCTTCAGCTCCGTCTCAGAAAAGGTAATTGACCCGGGCGCAGACGGATGTTTGGCTCCCCCGAATGGGAAGAATGTCAAAcggttattataattattattatttttacatttgtgtGGTACAGAGGGGAACATTGTTTTGCCGTTTGGGGTCGTGTTTGTCTAACATTCTCTGGGGCTGTGTGACACCGAGCCGGTCAGCAGAGAGAAGTGGGGCTTGTTAGAAAATGTTAGAAAAACACACTTAAACTGGGATTAGTTCACAGCCCAGCCAAGTGTTTGCGAGGTCTGAGAGATCAGAGGCGATCAGCAGTCTGCACATTGAAACCATGAGTCATTAGCATCCACCCTTTATACAGTCTATACATCCACCAGATATTTTTGATCTAAAAGAAGATATCTGCGTAGCTCCATACAGTCGCACAAAGCTCTGATATTGTTTCTATCATTATGCGAAACACCTTAAAACAGTCGAACAAACTGGCAAGTGGATTCTGAAGCTAGTATGTATGCTATAAGTTTGAGTTAAAGTaggatatacactgaacaaaaatataaatgcaacacttggccttttattgtggccagcctaaggcacacctgtgcaataatcattctgtctaatcagcatcttgatatgccacacctgtgaggtgggatggattatctcggcaaaggagaagtgctcactatcacagattttttcagatttgtgaacaatatttgagagaaatggttattttgtgtgtatAGAACattttttagatctttgagttcatctcatgaaaaatgggagcaaaaacaaaagtgttgcatttatatttttgttcagtgtagttattttattattacagggggtccgcggggtcttaaaaaatgTCTTCAAAAATTGAAGACAAGCTACATTtcgtagcttgttttcaataagtatataaagtgtccaaagaggttgtgttctaccgtctgcctgaatgtaatcatggcgtaggtgtgtagtgtgattctgtggagtttattgatggcatcccgttggatgtgacgtcatctgaacaggacgtcgcacgctcactgcttgatggcgcgaaggtccgtttacgccggttgctaagcaacatcattatggagaaatgcaagtctgcgtccaaatggttggaagataaggaggaaggacaatcaatactgtatatagtgaatgtgaggtaaagtgtgtcgccaaggtaaccggttaaaactccaagtggcgatgaggtcttaaaatgtatggacagggtcttaaaaaaggtcttgaaAGGTCTtacatctgacttcaggattcctgcatacaccctgatgtaTGCTATACGTTTTAGTTAAAGTAGGATATAGTTGTTTTATTATTGTCTCTTTTCCATGGCATCATAGTTATGTGATTAATAACCACATTGATCGTTGAAACCAGACTCGGTGGTGTCAAATAACTAATTGTAACTGTTCCACGTATCTTAAAGCAGTTTGGCCAGTTGACACAAGTTTATGGAAAAGTGTGGTTAAAGGAAAGAGGCCTGATAGCAGAGATTATACAAGGaaataatcattataataattaTGAAAACTACTGTGTCAAAAACAgtctttaaaaatgtaagaCAAAACGGAAATAAAAGGGGAAACACTTTGGGCAGAATAACACGTCAGCGATGCAACATCATTTAAACCTCAGCTGATTAAAGTGATTTACAGCTGTTCTAAAATAAGGCTTTGGCTTGAAAGGGGCTGGGAATGAATGTTGCCCTTACTAAGTGAATTGTTTCGGGAAGTAAATTATGCCTGTTGTTCGTTTTAGGCTCACAAGTCGACCATCTGGCAGGTGAAGCACTTGCCTCAAAACAGAGACATCTTCATGACTACCGGGGGGGCAGGCAACCTAAATCTTTGGAAATAGTAAGTAACCCAGCATTAACTATTATATTAAGTCCTGTTTAAAGGACTCGTCatgattgttttatttatgagaACCAATTTCCATGCTTTACTATAAGTGatgcttttttgttttgtttctttcagttaaaggtggggtaggtaagtttcagaaaccggcttgagatacactttttgttatattccatggaatgctcttaacatcccgatagcaatgaatatctgaagtgctttgacaaaaaatccataaaaaaatgtcatctgtagaagccgtaatactgtaaaaagtacaaccaatcggttggatggcctacctgcctgtcagccttccatcggggcacaaacttatctcatgccctcattggtcatgtgcgcgttcgtgtgtgttgggggaggggctctgtaaggaagtggcagattttctccggttgtgtattttcaaattctagcgatctcgagccggtttctcaaacttacctaccccacctttaactgtcaagtgggaactaagtatttttgtttgtatgtttttgtgtttctctcATTTTCCTACGATACTGTTATGATTGGCTGTGAATaagaaacattttatttttgagaAAGGGGCAGGTAATATAAGATTATATTCCTTTCCGGGTATGGCGTGTTtatagagacatgttttgtaaataaTTGATATACATTAAGTTGTGCATACCATGAACGGAACAAATGAAAAAATGAAATAAGCTAATCCatcaaatgtttgtttttgccaGTGAGTATCCCTCTCAGAGAAGCAAGACGGACTCAGACGACTTGGCCGTGGGCGTCGCTGGCTCCGTCACGCTGTTACAGAACGCCACGGTGTCCACGCAGCCAATCGCCAGCCTGGACTGGAGCCCCGACAAGAAgggcctgtgtgtgtgctccggCTTCGACCAGACTGTGCGCGTGCTCATCGTCACCAAACTCAGCCAGGTGTAAAAGAAGTAGAGCAGAGACTGAAGGTGAACATCTGTGCAGCCGGGTGCAAAATGAGACGCAACTGCAACCTCCAATACATCTCTGCCTGTTTGTGAGGATGAATGGGTTTTTTTCCTACTGGGAGTTCTGTCAGCTGTAAATCTCAATGTTGTACGATTAACAATCATCTTGTCATAAAACTATTGAAGTCAAATGAACTTCTTGGTTTGTGTTCAGCTGCTGCGTCTCATGCTATCCCCAAACAAATGTGCAGTGCTTTGCTTTCCTTGTCGAGTCATTCCTAGCATTCGGTGGCATTTAATCAAACATTATTTAATATCTCTGCATTTAATTATTTAATCTGAATGATGGCTTATTAAAGTATAAGAAACATATTTTGGTCAAGCTCAAGATATTATGTTTTAAAAGCTTTTGTTTAACATCCCCTGTTACTGTGTGTCCACCCTGTTACTGTGTGTCCACCCTGTTACTGTGTGTCCACCCTGTTACTGTGTGTTACCGTGTGTCCACCCTGTTACTGTGTGTTACCGTGTGTCCACCCTGTTACTGTGTGTCCACCCTGTTACTGTGTGTTACCGTGTGTCCACCCTGTTACTGTGTGTCCACCCTGTTACTGTGTGTTACCGTGTGTCCACCCTGTTACTGTGTGTTACCGTGTGTCCACCCTGTTACTGTGTGTCCACCCTGTTACTGTGTGTTACCGTGTGTCCACCCTGTTACTGTGTGTCCACCCTGTTACTGTGTGTTACCGTGTGTCCACCCTGTTACTGTGTGTCCACCCTGTTACTGTGTGTTACCGTGTGTCCACCCTGTTACCGTGTGTCCACCCTGTTACCGTGTGTCCACCCTGTTACCGTGTGTCCACCCTGTTACTGTGTGTTACCGTGTGTCCACCCTGTTACCGTGTGTCCACCCTGTTactgtgtgttactgtgtgtcCACCCTGTTACTGTGTGTCCACCCTGTTACTGTGTGTTACCGTGTGTCCACCCTGTTACCGTGTGTCCACCCTGTTACCGTGTGTCCACCCTGTTACCGTGTGTCCACCCTGTTACCGTGTGTCCACCCTGTTACTGTGTGTTACCGTGTGTCCACCCTGTTactgtgtgttactgtgtgtcCACCCTGTTACTGTGCAAAATAGTAACATGGTGGACATGTTATGCTAAACTTGGCTATTGCTACAtgtgatatatatatttgccatattttctaaatgtaaaacaaatgatCAGTTTCCACTAAAAATGAACATAACAGGGTGGACATTTATGCTTTACCGCAACAGTTAAGttctttaaaaaacgttaaaaaAACGTTGAGGGAAGAATGCACACACTCTGCTTCTTGAAGATGATTTTCCCACTCAAAATGTATCCTTCCTCTTGAGTCATACAAATAGTAGAATAGTAAAGGGGCGTGTCCAGAGGGATTCAAATCAAAGTAACAGaggtttaaaaagaaaaaactttAAACAATAAAAGTGAAttaataacaaaaaaataaataattggtGAGGAATATTAGCAAAAGGGTTATGCAACAGTGACAAATGTAGAAtttgtttgatttcttttttcTATCCGTTACAGAAGTTGAGCAAACATGATTGGGGACACAGCAATTTGGCCTACTTGTGCTAAAATCAGAGTAATTatttagaatgttgaatacccTGGGTAAATACAAAATTGTTATGGTAGAGGGGGATAAACATTTAAAACCAAGCTTTTATAAGCATTAGACCTTTTAaattcaaaatatatatatataaatatgtgttgGGGACCTAAATGGCACCGAATGCTAGGAATGACCCTGTTATTAAAAGCCTCTATTGGATGACTAAATATGTAATAGGTTTGATCTGAAAGACTTTGGATATCAAGCTTTCATTTCTTTATCTGTTTCCATTGTTGTAGTATGCTCACTGAAATCCCCGTTATTTTGTTGCACTATTGGCAAAAGTTTCCTCCTGTTTTCTCTATTTAAGTCTTCCCTTTTCACATGCTTTTCTTTGTGGAGAACGATCACTTTTTAAAATAAACGTGCCTTTGCAGAAAAAGATAAAACATTTCTCAGTATCCTCTGTCTAATAAGAACCGTTTATTAATAACATCAGTTGTATGCAGGTCACTTCAGGAAGCAAATAGATAAATACAGGTATCTGTTAGTGTTTCAAGCATCATCATATCCAGCATTTGAACTTGAAGAAGTCCAGCATTTCCTGATCGTCCTCCGGTCGGTCGTTGATCTTGGCGTACACACTCATCAGCAGCTTGGTCATGGACTTATCATCCAAGATGTCGATGTATTTCTCTAGGCAACCTACAAACACACATAACCAAATTCATATTTAAATTCTTTATATATGTTAACATACTAAAATAATCACTAACCTGATTTGCATTACGCATAGTCAGTTACTATCTGACTTGATGCTGCGTCGTGTCATGAGTCATGACAGATTATCATTTAAAAGTGTATTTATTCAACGTAAACAGCCCTTTCAAGGTCCCCTAttctactgtttttcatcaatatattatagctctcagatatatacagagcctgtctctgactggctgaaacaccaaacagatcattgtagcattacccataatcccctctgtttcagccctgtttccaaagtgctgattctctgtctgtcacttcagatgaaaataaggagcccctccccacgcccctctgagagacatttggttagaaagaactcaatggtgctctagaggaggttcaggtgataaggtggggggggggggttaccttggttgctgattggctaatggttacacaagacaacaacacgttatgacatcacaaagtggccaaaatctgatcagctcattttcagacaggttttaatagaaatggatcagaaagagagagaatctttgttcctgaaactttcagagtctctttccacagaggggacacatgttgatgtagaagagacatgaagaagaggggacacatgttgatgtagaagagacatgaagaagaggggacacatgttgatgtagaagagacatgaagaagaggggacacatgttgatgtagaagagacttgaagaagaggggacacatgttgatgtagaagagacatgaagaagaggggacacatgttgatgtagaagagacatgaagaagaggggacacatgttgatgtagaagagacatgaagaagaggggacacatgttgatgtagaggagacatgaagaagaggggacacatgttgatgtagaggagacatgaagaagaggggacacatgttgatgtagaagagacatgaagaagaggggacacatgttgatgtagaagagacatgaagaagaggggacacatgttgatgtagaagagacatgaagaagaggggacacatgttgatgtagaagagacatgaagaagaggggacacatgttgatgtagaagagacatgaagaagagaggacacatgttgatgtagaggagacatgaagaagaggggacacatgttgatgtagaggagacatgaagaagaggggacacatgttgatgtagaagagacatgaagaagaggggacacatgttgatgtagaagagacatgaagaagaggggacacatgttgatgtagaggagacatgaagaagaggggacacatgttgatgtagaagagacatgaagaagaggggacacatgttgatgtagaagagacatgaagaagaggggacacatgttgatgtagaagagacatgaagaagaggggacacatgttgatgtagaagagacatgaagaagaggggacgcatgttgatgtagaagagacatggagaagaggggacacatgttgatgtagaagagacatgaagaagatgggacacatgttgatgtagaagagacatgaagaagaggggacacatgttgatgtagaagagacgtgaagaggaggggacacatgttgatgtagaagagacgtgaagaagaggggacacatgttgatgtagaagagacatgaagaggaggggacacatgttgatgtagaagagacatgaagaagaggggacacatgttgatgtagaagagacatgaagaagaggggacacatgttgatgtagaagagacatgaagaagaggggacacatgttgatgtagaagagacatgaagaagaggggacacatgttgatgtagaagagacatgaagaagaggggacacatgttgatgtagaagagacatgaagaagaggggacacatgttgatgtagaggagacatgaacaagtggattttgcataataggtgacctttaaagtaacTTCCCGTTTGCATTCACTTCACTACTATGATTATTTTTGACTGGTTCTAAGAATGCGATTTTCATAATAGTAAAGGAGATTACTTAGGCCCATGACTTTGCCGTACGCCACCAGGCTGGGGCCCAGCAGCAGGTGGTCGTACAGCTCCAGCGCCATCAGCAAGCGGACGATCTCTCCTGTGATGAAGGCGTCCTCGAAGCTCTGCTCTGCTACGGGCTTCAGAGGGAACCTGCAGTACACCTCCACCGCAGCCTGAGGGTCGCACTCCTCCAGTAGCTGCACCAGCTCAATGTAGGCATCATGGACCTACACAGAAAAGTGGATTCATGAATTACATCTTACTTGAATAACATCAATTGAGGTAAAAGAAAACGAGAGATGTACGTGCTACAAACATGCATACAAACAAAATATGTTAAGtttcaaggcaagtttatttatatagcacctttcaacacaaggcagttcaaagtgctttacacaaatgaaagacatttaaaagcaaagataataaaataaacattaaaagacaatacATGAATGTAGTgcaagatatgaatagttcaattaaaagcagcggcaaaaagcaaagtcttcagcctggatttaaaagtaatcagagttgcagcgaacctgcaggtttctgggagtttgctccagatatttggagcacatcaactcaaggctttattgtcatttgcacattagctacagtgtagatatggcaatgaaaaatgtaggtcacaggctcctccaacagtgcaacatatatatatatatatagaacagAAAAGAACAGATAATATAAATGTAGCAGAACCAAACTGACCCCTGGTGCCATGGCGATGACCTCCTGGTAGAGCTGCCTGGCCTGTTCCTGTGTGTCTGCAGAGCGGGTCAGAGCGCGGGCTAAACCCAGCCGCGAGACATGAGAGCTGCGGTTCATCGGACCGGACACGATCACTGTGTCGTCCACAGCAGGCTCTGAACACACAGAAATATAACTCTTAAACTCAGGAGGAAAACGATGCTGACAGACGTCTGATACTGATTTCATATCCCATGCATGAGGTTTTTACAATAATTCAATTGTTGTTCCAATAACAACTGGAGTATTTCTTAATTTGTACTATAtgtaactacactgaacaaaaatataaacgcaacacttttgtttttgctcccatttttcatgagatgaactcaaagatctaaaacattttctatatacacaaaataaccatttctctcaaatattgttcacaaatctgaaaagatctgtgatagtgagcacttctcctttgccgagataatccatcccacctcacaggtgtggcatatcaagatgctgattagacagcatgattattgcacaggtgtgccttaggctggccacaataaaaggccactctgaaacgtgcatttttgctttattgggggttctgggggggtccgaaaaccagtcagtatctggtgtgagggttagggttagggcaatgttgtgaatcgagtggcccatggtggtggtggggttatggtatgggcaggcgtatgtaatggacgacgaacacaggccactcgattcacaacattaccctaaccctacccctcacaccagatactgactggttttcggacccccccccagaccccccaataaagcaaaactgcacatttcagagtggccttttattgtggccagcctaaggcacacctgtgcaataatcatgctgtctaatcagcatcttgatatgccacacctgtgaggtgagatggattatctcggcaaaggagaagtgctcactatcaaaGATCTttgcagatttgtgaacaatatttgagagaaatggttattttgtgtaaatagaaaatgttttagatctttgagttcatctcatgaaaaatgggagcaaaaacaaaagtgttgcatttatatttttgttcagtgtatatatacACTTGTAATATATTTATTGTCCCCAAATCATGTAAAACTAAGACTTTGGAGAAGAAGATTTTCACGTGCCTTACCCTCTGCTGCTTTAACAGTATTTGATTGACCTTCCTGCTGAGAGCTGCTGGTGGGCAGCTGAGGTTTAGTGATGCTGGTGGAGGGTTTAGCTGATCTGTCTGGCTTGCCTGCTGCTCCAGCTCTCCCCCTACAGGAGGGACAGCAAAATACATCAGATCTGAAGTGgatttcaaaatgaaagacacatTTACTTTGTGTTCATACATGAGTCATGACATATTGTGTTCATACACATTTCTCTTAATGTTGATGCCATGTGGTCAGGATTATACTTTTCTGTGATATAATACACAGAAAATCCAGTGACACTTCCCAAGCTGACAAAAAGTAAAAGATTGTGGTTGACATGAATAAGAAGTgtgaaaaatacatatatagccACATTCCtaaattcaagattcaaggttgttattgtcatgtgtgcagcagctacagtgtagttataatACAGCtagtaaataaaatagaataaaaatAGTGCAGagtagtctatatacaagtaattggaatattgatatatataagttgcaaacagatgaatgttatggatgttctttcgtTCGTTCTAAATGCTAACAAACATCCGCAGACAGCCACATTAAAGGTCAGTGAAACCCTGCAAGCGAGCCTCACCTGGCTGCAGGGGCTCTGGCTGCAGGCTGGGCGGCTCTCCCTCCCCTGATGGGGGCTGGGGGGgccgggggggcaggagctttGGTCCCAGCTCCTGCCCCCCGCCTCTGACCGGGCCCCCCCCGGCTCTGCTTTGCTCCTCTCCTGGCCCCCCCGGTGTCAGAGGGTCCCTTCACCCCCACTGGTTGGCTGATTGAGGGCTTTGCAGCTTTCTGGTTTTCAGCCTCCTGCCGCTCCTGCCGCTCCTGCCACCACTTTTGTTCTGAACAAACAGGCACGGTTAATATGGGCGAGGAGGATATGCCATGAGGATTGTCATATTCTATTTAATATTGAATAATCCTTTCTTGCACAATAATTTACCGCATTATATTTTTTACTGGAAATttgtatttccacatgtatcttttttattttatattctttaactttttacatttttaaatgctattttatttctatttctgaaatattttggactgtttatttcttGTGTCATAATTTCTCGTATGTACATTGCCTTGtgtttgttatgctgctgcaacgcaaacatttcccaaattgcgATCAGCAAagtgtcagtcagtcagtcagtcagtcagtcagtcagtcagtcagtcagtcagtcagtcagtctgtgtgtctgtcagtgagtctgtgtgtctgtcagtgagtctgtctgtcagtcagtctgcctgcctgcctgcctgcctgcctgtctgtctgtctgtctgtctgtctgcctgtctgtctgtctgtctgtctgtctgtctgtctgtctgtctgtctgcctgcctgcctgtctgcctgcctgtctgtctgtctgtctgtctgtctgtctgtctgcctgcctgcctgcctgcctgcctgcctgcctgcctgcctgtccgtccgtctgtccgtctgcctgcctgcctgcctgcctgtctgtctgtctgtctgtctgtctgcctgcctgcctgtctgcctgcctgcctgtctgtctgtctgtctgtctgtctgcctgcctgtctgtctgtctgtgtatcTAATAGACTAAGACCATGTAGACTCACTGGTCAGCTGCTCCAGTGGCTCCCCGCTCAGCGTCTTGTGTTCCAGCTCAATGCTGGCCTGGAAGCTGAGGCAGGCGTCTCGTAAGGCTTCCTTTGACTTTTCTGAATTTGGGTTGTTGTCATATTGAGCCAGCTGTGCCCGGCCCAGGAGACAGAGGGCGGGGCTGTCCCTCGGGGTCGTCAACACTGCCAGCTGACATACCTGCACAAAGAGCCATGGAGGTTAGCAGAAGAGATGTTATTTATCTGACATATTCGGTACTGGAAACAAAGTCAATACACCTGAATCAGAAAGCCTTTATTCATCCTACAGCGGGACATATAGGGTCACAACTGCAAAGGTCCTTGGTAAAAAATAGTAATAGCAGCATTATACAAAGTAAGTGAACCTATAAAAGTATTGAAGAAACAAGTAATGAAATGTATAAATGAAGTGTTTATTGCACATAAGTAGTGGTATAGCACAACAGTTTTTTATAGTCAAAGGCAGTGGACCAACTATAGTGAATGAATGCATCGCAACTCAAAACACTGACAGATTTCTGAGGATGTGTCAACTTCACAAACTAAAACAGACGAATAAAATACGTTTCCTCGCCTAGCTTACCCTCTCCTGCATGTCCAGCAGCTCCTGACAGGGGGCGATGGAGGCGAGGCGTATGAGCGCAGTGAGAGCCTGGCATCTCTTGGCCACCAGGGACTGCCTCTCCATGCCAGCCTGATCCTCGATCAGCCTCTGCAGCAGGGCGAAGTGAGCATCCAGCAGCACCCACTCCAGCTGCACCACCGCCTCGccacgacacacacactgactcacACTCTGGGCAGACAGCACTGCTACACTGAGAGGCATTCCAGCACAGAGACAGGGATTTCATTCAGCGCTTCAACACGTTTTAAACAGATGTAAACGATGGGAGTTTTCCCTTGAATCACATGTTCTAATATGAGCTGAGATCCACCACAAACACCGATACTGGGCAATGTTTTACTTTAGGAAACTTCTAATTTGTAACATACATGTGATAGACCTGC
This genomic window contains:
- the dnaaf10 gene encoding dynein axonemal assembly factor 10; this translates as MSSPLDKPQIISHFQKSLNYTVFDSKWIPCSAKFVCLGNYARGTGVMQIYEVQQGEAQLIKEQEFPKPIKCGTFGATSLQQRHLATGDFGGNLNIWNLEVSGTPVFSVKAHKEIINSIDGVGGLGIGDGAPEIVTGSRDGTVKVWDTRQKDSPVANMEPGEGETKRDCWTVALGHAFNDQDRCVCAGYDNGDIKLFDLRNMSLRWETNIKNGVCCVEFDRKDINMNKLVATSLEGKFHVFDMRTQHPTKGFSSVSEKAHKSTIWQVKHLPQNRDIFMTTGGAGNLNLWKYEYPSQRSKTDSDDLAVGVAGSVTLLQNATVSTQPIASLDWSPDKKGLCVCSGFDQTVRVLIVTKLSQV
- the LOC117459434 gene encoding uncharacterized protein — encoded protein: MKLSELASHSLDCPHRPKGELDAKDVTETDWYKKHFASSSCLEIDTKHTLEVRNWEKRLQITEGEDSVEELCASAQDHLKLYRQRLPKPGDVLQYEEGQSPLYSLEQAAVLHASAIRLSSREARLHFLMGLSLEEQHYATEMYGLSRKADRGRDELSDAKSTARQDDILAVCKLHGFLGRPTAENQLQALDKEYQQLRDQGQSGRADYVQTLYIWLSKKSGKDSSAAVRDEGSGLHRALMKYLDAWSLSPDSWEFSLHTGRLLLLQGRGGEALQHLQSGLALRPLHPALRFFTGLALLHQEQKASEDTEKEAALLLHQGLEHFVRQRCSKSRVEQDPSDPLSSRSTQFLRGLLTLGQLQQKHTLSLQAMSAEQVYHIVAVLSAQSVSQCVCRGEAVVQLEWVLLDAHFALLQRLIEDQAGMERQSLVAKRCQALTALIRLASIAPCQELLDMQERVCQLAVLTTPRDSPALCLLGRAQLAQYDNNPNSEKSKEALRDACLSFQASIELEHKTLSGEPLEQLTKQKWWQERQERQEAENQKAAKPSISQPVGVKGPSDTGGARRGAKQSRGGPGQRRGAGAGTKAPAPPAPPAPIRGGRAAQPAARAPAARGRAGAAGKPDRSAKPSTSITKPQLPTSSSQQEGQSNTVKAAEEPAVDDTVIVSGPMNRSSHVSRLGLARALTRSADTQEQARQLYQEVIAMAPGVHDAYIELVQLLEECDPQAAVEVYCRFPLKPVAEQSFEDAFITGEIVRLLMALELYDHLLLGPSLVAYGKVMGLSCLEKYIDILDDKSMTKLLMSVYAKINDRPEDDQEMLDFFKFKCWI